The segment GCTCCTCATGGTGGTGGACATCCAAATGGTTTCAAAACATAGTTTCTGGAGACAAGTCTGAGAATTTGGATTACAGAAAGAAAAGACTTTGACTGCACGTGACAGTAAAGCGTTCATCGCTCTTACTcactttttgtctctctttttgtcCACCAGGTGAAAGTGTGCCAGTCACAAAGACTAACCTGCCCAACCCACAACAGGGAGACAGGGGTGCTGATGGGGACAAGGAGTACAATTTGGATGAGCACAAGAGACACACGCTGTTTTGCGGCACGAATGTCATCCAGACCCGCTTTTATTCAGGAGAGCTGGTTAAGGCTGTGGTGGTCCGGACCGGTAAGTGGGTGCGACTTCGTGCTCTTTGAGACTTGGTGACAAATCCTGAAACTGCAACTAAAAAGACACTGGTGTGCATGCATGCTCATGTTTGTTAATGTCCTCTTCTAGGGTTCAGTACAGCAAAAGGACAGCTGATCCGGTCCATCCTGTACCCGAAACCCACTGACTTTAAGCTGTACCGGGATGCCTACCTCTTCCTGCTTTGTCTGGTTGGCGTGGCTGGCATTGGCTTTATCTACTCCATCGTGCTCAGCGTGATGAATAATGTAGTGCCCACTTTTCCAAAAGTATAAATACATATCTTGGCAAAAATACTGTGACGCGCATTCTCACTGACCGATTCTGTATCCGTAGGTTCCTGCTAAAACCATCATCATCGAGTCGCTggacatcatcaccatcacgGTGCCACCCGCTCTACCCGCGGCGATGACGGCGGGTATCGTGTACGCACAGCGGCGTCTTAAAAACCTGGGCATCTTCTGCATTAGCCCGCAGAGGATCAACATCTGTGGTCAGCTCAACCTCATCTGCTTCGACAAGGTACAGTCAAGCACATTGTTAAAATAATCtctgtttttactttcttcaCTCATTCTTTGTCTTCCTCTTCCTTGTACAGACAGGAACGCTCACAGAGGACGGTTTAGATCTCTGGGGCGTGCAGAGAGTAGAGGACGGCAGGTACGAACTACAATTCTCACCACAGGCTTTAATTACgttgtgatgtacagtagcttCACGTGTTGCGTTGTGTCCATGGTCGTCTTCTTTTTGGTAAATATCTGCACTTTTGTATGTTGAGTGTCACCGGTCTGTGTCTTTGTCTCACCCTTTAGGTTCCACCACTCTGAGGAGAACGCCTATAAAGAGAGTCTGGTGAAGTCTCACTTCGTGGCCTGCATGGCCTCGTGTCACTCCCTCACCAAGATCGAAGGAAAGCTCTCTGGAGACCCTCTGGATCTGAAGATGTTTGAGGCCACCGgctgggtttgtttttgttttttttatttgttgtttggtCTGCAAAATCACATGTagagtttaaataattttatatatatatatatatatatatatatatacagtggaacctcggattacgagcttaatttcattccggaagtgggctcgtattccaaaacactcttaaaccaaattaaattttcccataggaaataagaGAAACTTAAATttttcgttctacagcccaaaaaataaatacataaatataattaatacaaaatataaagtaaaaataaaacaaattaacctgtactttaccttaaaaaaatgtaaaattaaacccgacagataagggttttcgtttgtgcatgcagagtgtatgtgtgtaaaatgtgcgcgtgcacacacacacacatacattaacggatagaccgtttttaaaaccatttaaaaattagcaaggaacattcctagtcacactcacgtgagcgcatactaacaggatcactgctgtaaagtaaaacaacaacaacaacaaaaaaacaaattaaacagctcctcacctttgaaaacaatcgcgacagagagaagtttgtgtgtttatttggcaacctgagaggagggggggcgggggggctgaaggggggctcgcgcGCGTTTACAGcctccttctctcaggttgccaaacaaacacacaaactctctgccttacacagactcaaaaacactgcaagcactaagacccagcaggggagacaatgggtctcggctttacagctccccttctctcaggttgccaaataaacacacaaactcttctctgtcgcgactgttttcaaaggtgaggagctgtttaatttttgttgttgttgttgttgttttactttacagtagtaatcccgttagtatgcatttacgcgagtgtgactagcgatgttccttgctaatttttaaacggttttaaaaacggtctctccgttaatgtgtgtgtgagtgtgcgcgcgcacacgcacatctctctctcacacacacacacacacacacacacacacacacacacacacacacacacaccgcgtgtgtgtattcacccagcaggagagacaatTACTTACAATTCtgctgaaagagagaaaaaccgttggctcacttgtgatgacgtaacgctcgttgttaaaacaagaagcgcatgcgtgaaacacgatactcggtgctcgttaactaagacaatgctcgtttttcaagtaaaaaattattaaaaattgttgctcgtcttgcaaaacactcgtaaaccacgttactcgtaatccgaggttccactgtatatatatatatatatatatatatatatatatatatatatatatatatatatacacggtACGGTTTCCTCCCGTAGTCTAAAGACatggttaggctaattggcgtcccTGAACTGGCTGTGGAATGTCAATGACAATAAGCAGTTGAGCTGGATATGTCTCCATAGTGGGGAGTGTCTGTTCTTTGATATGCCCGATGGCACGTGGACAGACCAAAGAaccaaaatgtaaattaataaataatatgattGCACATTTGTCCGTTtttgtttagcattttaaaGGTGATTGTTGTAATTCAAACAACTTGTATAACATGACAAATCACACTgaaataattgtattaaaaaaagtatttttttatacaattatttatgcatagttaaaaaaaatgtaactatgCAAATTTTGCAACAACAGTTCTCGAAGGCATACTTGGTCATGTGAAAAGAGCAATGTTGTAAcagagtttaaaaagaaaactgggGGGGAGGGTACACTTTGGATACGGTAACGAAGTGCACTAAAAGCTACATTGCTTTAATATAATCTATCAAAATGGGAAGGTTTAATGCCTTAAaatagacttttttattttgaaagctCCTAATATCTCTAGTACTTTACTGAACTTTTTTAGCTCGTTATAAATCAATTTCAATGTTGTTATGCTTTGTGTTGCAGATCCTAGAGGAGGCCACCGAAGAGGAGACCGCTCTCCACGAGCGCATCATGCCCACTGTGGTCCGCCCACCCAAGCAGCTCCTACCTGAACCCGCGGTGTCACAGGAGCAGGACATGGTgtgtttactctctctctctctcatatcgCACGCTAGATGAGATATTAACACATGGCTCATGACTTctggtgaataaaaaaaaaaaaaaaattggcatgtATTGAGGCTGTGTTCTCCGATTGTGTTTTTTCCAGGAGCTGTACGAGTTGTCGGTAAGtagttgagttttttttgtccACGTCTTCTCGGTGGGTTCTCTTGCGTGAGGTGGAGCACCTTTTCTTAAACCTGTCCCTTACAGGCGTCTTATGAGATCGGAATCGTGCGCCAGTTCCCGTTCTCGTCGGCGCTGCAGAGGATGAGCGTGGTGGCGCGGAGACTCGGTGAAAAGCGGATGGACGCCTACGTCAAAGGGGCGCCCGAGGTGGTGGCGAGTCTGTGCAAGAAAGAGACGGGTTGGTTGAGTTTGCATAGGAGCTTGGATTTAGTGTGAATGATTTCGCAGTGTGTTTCGTCGTTGTAATCTTTTTGTTATGCTCCGCAGTACCGCAGGATTTTTCCGAGGTTCTGGAAGGCTACACTAAACAGGGTTTCCGTGTCATCGCTCTGGCACACAGGCGTCTGGAGTCTAAACTGACCTGGCATAAAGTACAGAACATTAACAGGTACTGGACATCTCACAGTACTTCCTGCGTGTTTCCTGTGTGAACGCAGTGtcagctgtctctctctctctcttaaattTTGGTTGTGGTACAAAAAATGCCtataaatgcttatttttatagtttaaaccctaaatatgCTCCCAAAGCACTTTCATTTAATTGCAAACTCGGCTTCATACATCACCAGTGTtaggggacgttactttttaaagtaactaattacattacaagaTTACTgtcttaaaaaagtaatcagttacattacagcgttactttctgataaacgTAACTAGTTCAAGTACTTTTCTATTGCAGAAAATTATTgcattcctcatgcatgttgttttagtcaagacctttataattattctaccatcatcactcagcgaagtttggtccataatctgttaactactaatacccctatctcacctacatgGTTTTGCGCGGTGGCTGTAAGTACGGTACATCATGATTCAACGCGAGTTTTGGCGATGTggttaggtttccatctttccacgcatcgtcctcgcatagtcaaaccgcataggtgggATAGGGGTGTAACAGTAGGGGACAGatagggggcggggcttgtaggaggactttctcacacacatacacacactaacggattgggaatgactgcagtcTGGCTCATGGATTTTGAGTACTTAAATTGCGGACCTAacgtgttagattactcgttacatcaaaaaagtaatcagagTACTCTAATGCGTTACCCAACAATGTACatcaccctttaaaaaaaacctgttctGTAGGGTAAATACGTAATAATAATTCACCGTCCCAAGTCACATTTTCCTCTAACGGTCGCTTTGAGTTCTCTCTACTGAACTAAACATTTATATTGTTCTATTTTATATTGAAATTTAGCTGCGTAACGTTAATATTTATGTTCcaaaatttgtaaattatattgttcttaATAATTTAGCGTTAAAAcgcataaaaatatatattgcaatAAAAAATTGCAGAGAATATTCCGCGAACAATTATTAGTTAGGTTCTAGGGAAAAATCCTCCAATTATAAACCGCGACTTTGCTGTGGGTCGACTGTACATCGAAATTTGAGcattttgtttgtataaaaaaataaataattacccCATCTGTACCAGTCATCACTCTTAATTATTCTGTATATAACCAGTTACACatgaatattatatttttgagttaaaatatacaatatccTAAACGTGTATTTAATAATAACTCTTTGTTATTACTTGCTCATCTTGACCTACATCTCTAGGAGTCACATCGAGACCAACGTAGAGTTCCTGGGGCTGATCGTCATGCAGAACAAGCTGAAGCCCGAGACACCGGGAGTCCTGGACGTCCTCAGACAGGCGAACATTCGCACGGTTATGGTCACGGGTACGTAAAGTACTGCTGACGTCTTACCAGACGACTTCGTAATGAAACAACCATTCCTTAAACGTTCTGTTCCCATTCACGCTTGAAAACGCTGTGGGGAGTGTGTACGGTCGTACGGCTCGGTGTCACGCTCGTCTGGTTAATTAGGAATCCTTGAATCCAAAGCCAGTAAAGCCTGCAGTCCTCTGACTCACACACTTAATCATGTAGAGCTCTGACAGTCTGCCAGGGACGAAGAGTGTGCCGTTGTGAATGCAGACTTTAATAAAGTAGTGGTGCTAtgatgagctttttttttttttttacttttagcaaAATACCTTAAAAATCTCACGACTAAATAATACATAGTGCAAAAACAGCACTACTGCGAgcagtaaattatttaaaagggaAAGAAGCAAATTATGAAGAAGAAattatgaccaaaaaaaaattttttcagaAATTCCTGTACCTGCTGGTGAAGCTGAGAGAAAAGATAAGTTGTTGGACTGTCAGCTTGAGATGAAATACCTTAACCTTTAAAGATCAGAGCAGTTTTAGTGGGAGGTTTTTGCATCACTTTGTCTTAATGATTATATCGAGGCTTAGCGATTGCGCAATATAGTGCGTCATATCCTTTGTTCTCAAAACAACCCAGGcaatatgataaaataaaatacatttaatttataaactcttataactgtgttctgttatttttcactctttgacttaaacaaagtttatttatatatttatattttttcatttatttatatatataatgtggtaaatagttaaaaagttaGTTGTTCTTATAAGAATATTAATGTCTTGTGTGTAATCATTTCGTCCAGGTGACAACATACTGACGGCTATCTCAGTGGCGCGGGACTGCGGCATGATCCCACCCCAGGACCGAGTCATTATCGCGGACGCACTGCCCCCTAGAGACGGCCAGGTGGCCAGGATCAACTGGCGCTATGCGGACAACCCCAACAAACACTCCAGCAAGGCTGTTTCACTGGAGGTCCGACTGCTCCCTCTGCAGTACACATACAGACACTGCAGGAGCATTTCTTATGCTTGTATAAATTACtggaaaaaatttatatttatgcacAGGATTTAAGAAATATCACGCATGCAAGAGTGATCTTGTACTGACACAGATCACAAGATAGAtagagtaataataatactaaaggGAAATTGTATCTACTATAATAAATGCTGATTTAATCAgagatcacttttttttttttttttaacatttgaacctatggagccccccaggggtcatgtggttaaaaaaaaaaaaaggaaaaaagaaaaaagtgcacTAAATACTAGACTGTGCACATGGATTAATAAACCGAGAGCACTGATTGGTTTGCCAGTGTTGTGCCGAAATTGGTTCACCCATCGAGATGCATTTTTCTTAGCCCCGCCCCCCGTAAAAAACGGCATATTCTGAGAAAGGCTTCCGAGAGGTTGTGTGCGGACCAGTGAGCTTCtactgattctttttttttttttttttttttttgcaaatatttttattgaaaaaaggaaaacaatacagtacttgcAGTTCAGGCATACAATTtacctttcttcatttttctaaataaatatatttatatattataaaaaaaacaactaaacaaaaacactcaaaaaacaaaaaacacacaccctcAATTAGTGAttgaccaatttttttttttttaagtcactcTATACAGAacccatgatttgttttatgttattctACAAATAGAATCCTTTTATTTGGTACGTATTttatagaatatttaaaaattaaacaagtcGTCAGTAGTACCATTTTTACTGCTGTGGGCAGATATGTACCTGAAAAGCAGAGGGGAAACATTATCTGATGACATGAATTCTAGCGCTTCTCGATGGGGGAGCCAACGTCTGATAAACCAATCCATGTGCACGGTTTAGTAATTTGCAGACTTTGTTCGGTTTATTTGATCTTTTTCACCTCATGACCTGTTGGCAGCTCCGTACGAAATCGTGTTGCCTGATGCTTTTAAAGGGAAAATATAGATTTTTGCTAGACTTTTTCCAAGTCATCTTTTGTAAGAGAGATGTTTTTTCCTCTGTGCCggtgcaggaggtggagatcggTGTTGAAGACGGACCGGAAGTCCAGAATTCTTTGCAGAAGTACCACTTTGCCATGAGCGGCAAATCGTTTGCCGTCATCACCGAACACTTCCAGGACCTCCTCCAGAAGGTTTTGAGTTTTAATCCAAACCTCAAGAATTCAGAAAGTAGTGTAAAGATGCTGTGTAATATTTTGTACAACTGGATTATGTTATTAGAAGGCTAATGGTTtgttacgtgtgtgtgtgtgtgtgtgtgtgtttgttatggTTTAGCTGGTCCTACACGGAACGGTTTTTGCAAGAATGTCTCCAGACCAGAAAACACAACTAGTGGAGTGTCTACAGAGCGTCGAGTGagtggagcacacacacacacttacttacaAATTATTGGATATGATGGTtcccgtgttttttttttttattataatttatttttttatgtaatgttggttttgtgtatttttctttgtgTAGTTACTATGTTGGAATGTGTGGAGATGGTGCCAATGACTGTGGGGTAAGTACGTCTTCAGTctgtaagcatgtgtgtatgcattaTACCAATTCAGTTTTGTGAATTTTGTCACACAATTTTTCacaatcaatttttttaaataatctttatccTGTGCTGTGAAAAGTATTtaccccttcctgatttttttatttttatttatttatttgtatatttgtcaaACGAATTCTGATGTTGCGCAAAGATAatcagagtaaatacaaaatgcactttaaatttaaataatgatttcctTTACTACTGGAAAAaggctgtccaaacctgcctggcccaaTGTGGGAAAAAATTAATTGGCCTTAAACCCAATACcttcagcagcagcaacagtgTTTGCAAAAACTGGCAATGAGTTTTTCCACATCGcagtggaggaattttggcttACTCTTTCTTACAGAATTGGTTTAACTTGggcacattggagggtttttgaGCATGAACGGATCTCATCTCAAACTCAAAGTCCGGACTTTTTGAGCTGGTGTGTTTCGGATGTGTCTCTTAACCGATAGCCGGGAGTtcttcttcaggattttctggtagagtgCAGAATTCGTAGTTCTATCAATTATGGCAAGTGGTCCAGGTCCTggacaacaaaaaaacagccccAGACAATCACGCTACCACCATCGTGTCcggaggtgggtagagtagccgtACTTCAacaaaatagtattatttaAGTAAGAGGAAAAAGGTCTTTGGTGaaaagtactgagtaactgtttaatcgtaatgtctgcttttattattattattttttttatttatttattttttagaaattatttaaacttaCTGGCAGacagaatgttaaaataatgtacacattctgacatttccaaataataaaataaattaaaataaatgaataaaactaaatatctttacaaaatagcaaattaaggaacaagaaaaacaaatgtactaatctcacttttttccacaatattaagcttttgaaataaatacctactgtacagtaggtaacACTACATGTGTTTGAACAGTGTTAACTGTTTCCACtgtaaatatatactttattcAGTTGCTCTGCAAATGGCTCGGCAGGTCATTATATTCAGGAACGTATATTTTTGGTTActaatggttagaaaagtaacgagtcaagtgtagccgaatgtagcggagtaagagtagcgtttcatctttacaaatctactcaagtaaaagtgcacagtatggtgcagtaaaatgCAGTATGGacgtaccttttttttttctttttctttttttttttcaaaaagttacttAAGGAAATGTAACAGAATAAGTGCAACTCATTACTTCGCACCTCTGACTATTGGTATGGAGTTGTTTTTATGAAACACTGTATTTGCTTTCACACCAGATGTAACGAGATTTCCACAAAgttcaaatactttttcacagcactgcatgttttacatttaagccTGTAAAATGTTGCAAGTTCTCTATGATCTTACATAGTggctctaaactattcatacAGGCAGCCACGCAGCATTATGGGCtgaatttgtttagaatttgaatgaaaaattttttttaaaaaagggacaTACATTCTGGATGTTTGTAAAATCATAAtaacagaatcacaatacaaatcgaGTTGGTTTCTTGATATATCGGCTGGACATTGATGATCCGTAGTATGCATGCATATGtgtgaaatacagtatgtgtaatatactatttgcatgtgtgtgtgtatctacgTGGGTGCTTCTCAGTAATTTCGAATATTATCTggaagtttatttatttcagtaattcaattcaaaacaTGAAACTCGTATGTTGCATAGattaattacacacagactaataTATTTCGAGTGTTGATTTCTTTTAATgtcttacagctaatgaaaacccaaaatacatgttcatactttacAGAAGTCTaacatatctttatttttatcattatttatttatttattctttttaaatttaaatatttacattttctgacAAACTGAATTTGGGGGTTTTATTTGCTATAAGCgcataatcattaaaatgaaaacaaataatgagatattgaaatatatcagtctttGTGTAGtgaatctatataataataaattcactttttaaaactctttgtttatttgttttctctCCCTCCTCAGGCCCTGAAAAGAGCTCATGGTGGAATCTCCCTCTCTGAGCTGGAGGCCTCGGTGGCATCTCCTTTCACTTCCAGAACTCCCAACATCTCCTGTGTGCCCAACCTCATCAGGTACAATACACCAGTACACGTCTACAAAACACAGCTTAGTCCAGAGCTAAGATTTAAATCTCATTCAGTCAGTACTCATGTTTACATCTCACTACTGTAGTTAGATTTATATCTGATCATttcagtaaaatgtaaaaaaaataaataaaaaattaacaaaccaCACAAGCAATAGATACAGagaaagtgtttaaataaatctaaatttttcatagttttttatattttatgttcgATTTCTACTTAAAAGTCTATTTGACTCTTGTTGAGCTATAGCTGATTTAAGTCTGTACCTCCTGGCAGACGCGACCAAAATTTCTGGCTGAAAAAATATCCGCTAGCCAGAAAATCTGCCTCAATAATCcgctgccgttttttctcccgAGAGATCCGTAACCTTTTCCTCCCGTGCTCTCTGCCAAGCACGATGATCTGTGCATAACCACAACAGTACGAGTTTTCGCTCGGCTCTCTGACCGCACGATCGGCTCAGTCTCAGGATCTGTTCTCCGTTTTGTTTTGCTCTCTGGAAGGCCTTTTTTCCCGTGGTCCTTCCAAACAGCATGATGTTATAGAAACAGTGTTTAACAGTTGGTCTCGAAATTTGACAACCACAAGAATGAGCTGAACATGTAAACACGTCTGAAACTGTGTCTCTCCTCCTCCATCTTTCTGGAGAACGCGAGCGTATCGTCCAGCTCCGGGCTGATTTCAGGGACTttttgttatacagtaaatgagagatttatattttttaaataacaatttctTGTTTTATAGGTTATAAAAGTACTTTGTTTgtgtggttattttttatttaaactccaAGGAATCGGGGCATGAATAAAGGAAACAAGAGTTCCTGCGAAATGATGTAAAACTTTACTCAAATGGAAGTTGCATTTAATATACAGtgctgtggaaaaaaataaattgctcccttcttttatatatatatatatatatatatatatatatatatatatatgtatttattttttaaatcatcatttgaaaactatattttgtatttactcaggttatctttgtgtaattagataattagtttaagtgtgacaaatacggaaaaaaatttgaatggggtaaacactttttcacagcactgaaTCCTTTTGGGTGTTTTTAAAAGACAAtaatgcatttaaacaatactgtgcaaaagtcttgagccattcCACCTGTTTATTCCTTGACATATtaagtagatttaaaaaataaaataaaaaaggagcaaatgttttactgcgacaggctgcaaagtgcctaaaggtaCAAATTAAAAACTGGTCAAAGTTTTTCAGGAcagctggaaaaagaaaaaaaaatgtaagaatgtcTGGCCCTTTGGGAGCAAGATATGAAGAAATTAAGAAAGGCTAGAAAGTTCAGCACAGTCCTGTATGCATTtaaggaaatataaaaaataagtttaaaacaaaaaattgtgTACAACCAGTACTTGGTATAAATTTTATTCAAACACTTTTTGAATTCCTGCAGAACCTTATCATTTATGAGAATTTTCTAGGGAAAACTTTGATTTCCTAAAAAGCATTGTGATACTACAAAGGCTACTCTAAAGTATTTGACTGATTAATTATTGTCCtataccaaaaaaattaaaacatggctCAGCACCGCATTTTGAAGGTTTTACAAAAGTATTCACAAAAGTACCTTGTCTGTAACATAATGCAATGCAGAACCAGTTTGTCAATGTTATCCTCTTCATGCGACCTCTGGTCTTTTTATCGACTGTCCACCGAATACCGGTTTAAACAGCATGTTGTACGTTGCAGGGAAGGCAGAGCAGCTCTCATTACATCCTTCTGCGTGTTTAAGTTCATGGCTCTGTACAGCATCATCCAGTACATCAGTGTCACTCTGCTCTACTATGTAAGTACTTTGCACAAACAGTACTGTTCATcgcttttataaaaatgaaccTCCGTATTATTCTTTAACACTTCCCTGTAAGTGTGTATTGTTTTTGACCTTGTCGTGTTATCACCTGTTTTCATATAATCAGGTCAATTGTTGGTCCCAATTGGATTAGTGaaattgatttgtttgtttttcagatcCTCAGCAACCTGGGGGATTTCCAGTTCCTGTTCATCGACATTGCCATCATCCTGGTTGTTGTATTCACCAGTGAGTTTTATGTCCCGAACTGTTTACTTCATACCTGACAGCAGTATGCAAAGCttgctgtttttgttgctgggcaacaataaataaagtgtGATGTGTGCACTCACTGGCCAGTTCATTAGGAACACATTATGCGGCACATTATGCAGTTATATCAAATTATGGTGGTGTTAGTGTATGATCGGGTAGTTTGAATGAGTGAAAGTCCCTATTAAAGTGGACATTAAGTGCACACATTGTAATACTGAACAGGTAGTCACCGACTTAGGAAAATTCAAGTTACGAATTTTCGCAGATACGAACGGACCGCGGTTCTACTTCTGGTTTAATCACAGAAGTAGATCACgtgtattttacaaaaacaaatagaCACTACAGTGCACCAAATTATTGcacaaatatttacaattattagaatcttttttttgtgcttaagtgaaatgtataaaatgttatattgtaTGTGCGGTGGGGGCGGGGACTGCGGGAGAAATATGTCGATtattcaatgaatcagtcctgGAGCACGGTAAAAGAAAATGACTGTCCTCTAAAGCTGTCCTGATAGTGAATAGTTTgcagtccaatacagtgaaaaacagccctgagacaaaatggcattcAGGATTTCTCTCGCGATTAaaaggtgcagagacaacattgttatattttactaagagattaatttccttaggcgCTGTTACgggttttggccacatgatggcaatgtggggaaaggggatttagtcaagtggattggtacgctttacattgtatattcgtgttaAAAGCATACAAGACTCACTTTTGACTTAAGAACAGAACCGGAAAGGAACTCATTTGTAAGTTTGGGAACTACCTGTACTTTCATTAGACTGGATAcaatcatactttttttttttttttttacttagttttacatttgttttttttaatgcttattgtttgtttgtttttccacgCTCAGTGAGTCTGAATCCGGCATGGAATGTGCTCGTACCTCGGCGACCCCCCTCAGGACTGA is part of the Clarias gariepinus isolate MV-2021 ecotype Netherlands chromosome 15, CGAR_prim_01v2, whole genome shotgun sequence genome and harbors:
- the atp13a3 gene encoding polyamine-transporting ATPase 13A3, yielding MEKEELKIVNKGMEDEMELTGYRLCRWKLALVALGALCSGGFLLLLLYWLPEWCAKATCTRTTVRDAQVVLLRSTDEFRRWFMAKVRVMLTPGNGPYCSLDSQSTTHMANGHTPNPSDTPPEGFIRKYAEHQPVQIRYFTLHSTKYYWQDAVQNYEVFTGLEDLKPSCSSIHSEHCGGLSQNEQKYRRLFFGDNEIAVKVPSLFKLLIKEVLNPFYIFQLFSVILWCADEYYYYAMAIMLMSIISIATSLYTIKKQYITLHDMVAAHSIVRVSVCRANNEIEEAMSTDLVPGDVMVIPSNGTIMPCDAVLISGTCIVNESMLTGESVPVTKTNLPNPQQGDRGADGDKEYNLDEHKRHTLFCGTNVIQTRFYSGELVKAVVVRTGFSTAKGQLIRSILYPKPTDFKLYRDAYLFLLCLVGVAGIGFIYSIVLSVMNNVPAKTIIIESLDIITITVPPALPAAMTAGIVYAQRRLKNLGIFCISPQRINICGQLNLICFDKTGTLTEDGLDLWGVQRVEDGRFHHSEENAYKESLVKSHFVACMASCHSLTKIEGKLSGDPLDLKMFEATGWILEEATEEETALHERIMPTVVRPPKQLLPEPAVSQEQDMELYELSASYEIGIVRQFPFSSALQRMSVVARRLGEKRMDAYVKGAPEVVASLCKKETVPQDFSEVLEGYTKQGFRVIALAHRRLESKLTWHKVQNINRSHIETNVEFLGLIVMQNKLKPETPGVLDVLRQANIRTVMVTGDNILTAISVARDCGMIPPQDRVIIADALPPRDGQVARINWRYADNPNKHSSKAVSLEEVEIGVEDGPEVQNSLQKYHFAMSGKSFAVITEHFQDLLQKLVLHGTVFARMSPDQKTQLVECLQSVDYYVGMCGDGANDCGALKRAHGGISLSELEASVASPFTSRTPNISCVPNLIREGRAALITSFCVFKFMALYSIIQYISVTLLYYILSNLGDFQFLFIDIAIILVVVFTMSLNPAWNVLVPRRPPSGLISGPLLFSVLTQILICLGFQAFTFHLVRSQDWFERWTSESDACNTSVHSNPSENATEEDDHNIQNYENTSLFYVSCFQYLIVAIVFSKGKPFRQPSYKNWPFMVSVLTLYVFLSVILFVRVSDIDSALEIVCVPMSWRITILIIVLANAAVSFFMETFVLDVVLWKLVFSRDKQGSYGVPAAAPPPQEGIDLGSSKLSPRLCCRRTRLPEARYMHLAQELRVDPEWPPKPKTTTEAKPPPQSENGSYQIMAAS